One genomic segment of Arachis duranensis cultivar V14167 chromosome 4, aradu.V14167.gnm2.J7QH, whole genome shotgun sequence includes these proteins:
- the LOC107483780 gene encoding uncharacterized protein LOC107483780: MATRGRGRARSQESRDGQLVDNHAEFIVAMANLASTMEANAAATLQAVQRLVQLARTRNKHGEGAKDSLSGVPRTLATFQKADPPVFTGSTNHMEANNWFQAVERALLTQHVPYDKFVEYATYQLVREAQQWKYFHESLREARELKLLHLKQGSMTIAKYTSKFEGLCRFSRISHGTPESCEEWKCIGYEVGLKDIRRSVAPREMRRLSELVDVARVVEDYARTVASSRNTHVGNSSRELDDHLEPRGQNFKKDGHTPQYLQSQGNFRRSIKAQFHQAKGKGQCYNCGKPGHISKFCRRGRN; the protein is encoded by the exons ATGGCCACTCGCGGACGAGGTCGAGCACGTTCACAAGAGAGTAGGGATGGGCAACTGGTTGATAACCATGCCGAGTTCATAGTGGCGATGGCGAATCTGGCGAGCACCATGGAGGCGAATGCTGCTGCGACTCTGCAAGCTGTGCAAAGGTTAGTCCAACTAGCCAGAACTAGAAATAAACATGGAGAAGGTGCTAAGGACAGCTTGAGTGGTGTCCCGAGAACTCTAGCTACTTTTCAGAAGGCTGACCCGCCAGTTTTCACTGGTTCGACAAACCATATGGAAGCAAACAACTGGTTTCAAGCGGTGGAGCGTGCATTGCTAACTCAACATGTACCGTATGATAAGTTCGTGGAATATGCAACTTATCAACTAGTGAGAGAAGCTCAGCAATG GAAATACTTTCATGAGTCATTAAGGGAGGCTAGAGAATTAAAGCTCTTGCATCTGAAGCAAGGGTCCATGACTATAGCAAAATACACCAGCAAGTTTGAGGGACTCTGTAGGTTCTCGAGGATAAGTCATGGTACTCCTGAGTCTTGTGAGGAATGGAAATGCATCGGATACGAAGTGGGGTTGAAAGATATCAGGCGTTCTGTGGCTCCACGGGAGATGAGGAGACTTTCTGAATTGGTGGACGTAGCGAGGGTTGTTGAAGATTATGCAAGGACGGTAGCCTCGTCAAGGAACACTCACGTAGGTAATTCTAGTAGGGAACTTGATGATCACCTCGAACCAAGGGGACAGAACTTCAAGAAAGATGGACATACTCCCCAATATCTGCAAAGTCAAGGGAACTTCAGAAGGAGCATCAAAGCTCAGTTTCATCAGGCGAAAGGAAAGGGTCAATGCTATAATTGTGGGAAACCTGGGCATATATCTAAGTTTTGTCGCCGCGGGAGGAACTGA